One part of the Gossypium raimondii isolate GPD5lz chromosome 1, ASM2569854v1, whole genome shotgun sequence genome encodes these proteins:
- the LOC105776499 gene encoding disease resistance protein At4g27190 yields MSFDFSTLAANHSRVDVKEENRRQGEATARLLATNSYNQTLFSFASSECNISGPICEALKCLGDPTCTYIEHHRKLEDRMNDLLAKQRQLKAMKRDVELRKNAELRLGRCIRQEVENWLLEVQTVNGKIQNVDEKMQNVSCFSRGRLGKQVSQTVEEVKEIIEQGRFTGALVIDDPSTAGVPFQLEHLEGETAVIADIWKHLMSDEIGMVGVCGMGGIGKTTIMKHIHDQLLEETKSKPLFEKIIWVTVSQDFNIANLQEDIADAMNIEDLPKSEQKRAAVLRNKLRQIRHVLILDDVWEGFVLEKVGIPEPISSNRSKLVLTSRLKEFCKSIGCHEIVEVPLLSNEESMNLFLVHTGHEVLKVPSLEKILGDIVRECDRLPLAIKVIASSMKGINDVVEWRNALTELRNHVTSVKDTDKKIYGRLKFSFDRLKDSNIQNCFLYCSLYPEDYRIPRVELIEYWIDEGFLEMGSRQQLHDRGHTILNRLINNCLLEKAGDDVKMHDVMRDMALYIKHLHFIVKAGTGLEELPSKLEWKKDVERASFMMNKVSEIPLSLSPNCGNLSTLLLKKNMSLKRISESFFQHMHSLSIFDLSYTGIEQLPNSVSNLETLNALVLRGCNKLRYVPSLEKLEALRKLDLRGTGIEKVPKGLEMLANLTYLNLCTESLKELPIAILPRLSCLQCLVLYVKSTCIKMNGLELARLRKLEVFEGRFNELIDFNAYTKSIQCQQLTSYLLVMAPLEAKFNVKQRVKGINCIYRFKLLNVDSNKGRQKAMLLASGLQGVETIGLKRNTMILEVCGDLEMEPTEIAAKWKKGGIEVQLVDELWDFTFLPMKYVILSGCPIVLEQRDNNRLFCILLE; encoded by the exons ATGTCCTTTGATTTTTCAACGTTGGCCGCAAACCATTCCAGAGTTGatgtaaaagaagaaaacaggAGACAGGGTGAAGCAACGGCAAG GTTGCTCGCAACAAATTCGTATAATCAGACGCTTTTCTCGTTTGCTTCATCTGAGTGTAATATTTCAG GACCAATTTGTGAAGCGCTAAAGTGCTTAGGAGATCCAACATGTACATACATAGAGCATCACAGAAAACTTGAAGACAGGATGAATGATCTTCTAGCAAAACAACGCCAACTAAAAGCTATGAAGAGAGATGTGGAGCTGAGAAAAAATGCAGAGCTTCGATTGGGAAGATGTATAAGGCAAGAAGTAGAGAACTGGCTTCTAGAAGTGCAAACCGTCAATGGCAAAATACAGAACGTTGATGAAAAAATGCAAAATGTGTCTTGTTTTTCACGTGGGCGCCTTGGGAAACAAGTTTCCCAAACAGTTGAAGAAGTGAAGGAAATTATTGAACAAGGCAGGTTCACTGGAGCTCTAGTAATTGATGATCCATCGACTGCTGGAGTGCCTTTTCAGTTGGAACATTTGGAAGGTGAAACCGCGGTGATTGCAGACATTTGGAAGCATTTGATGAGTGATGAAATTGGAATGGTTGGTGTCTGTGGAATGGGCGGGATCGGGAAAACCACTATAATGAAGCACATACACGATCAACTATTGGAGGAGACTAAATCTAAACCCTTGTTTGAGAAAATCATTTGGGTCACTGTTTCACAGGACTTCAACATCGCCAACTTACAAGAAGACATTGCAGATGCTATGAATATTGAAGATCTTCCGAAATCTGAACAAAAGCGTGCAGCTGTGTTAAGGAACAAATTGCGACAAATAAGGCATGTATTGATCTTAGATGATGTTTGGGAAGGGTTCGTTCTCGAAAAGGTAGGGATCCCTGAACCAATATCCAGCAATCGGAGTAAGTTGGTATTAACTAGTAGATTGAAAGAGTTTTGTAAATCTATAGGCTGTCATGAGATAGTCGAAGTGCCTCTACTTTCCAATGAGGAGTCCATGAATTTATTCTTGGTTCATACCGGACATGAGGTTCTAAAGGTTCCATCTTTGGAAAAAATTTTGGGCGATATTGTTAGAGAGTGTGATAGGTTACCCCTTGCCATAAAAGTAATAGCTAGTAGCATGAAGGGAATAAATGATGTTGTTGAATGGAGGAATGCATTAACAGAGTTACGTAACCATGTAACAAGTGTGAAGGACacagataaaaaaatatacggGCGATTAAAGTTCAGTTTCGACCGTTTGAAAGATTCGAATATCCAAAATTGTTTCCTTTATTGCTCACTGTACCCAGAAGACTATAGAATTCCAAGGGTGGAATTAATAGAATACTGGATAGACGAGGGATTTCTTGAAATGGGGAGTCGACAACAATTGCATGATAGGGGTCATACTATATTAAATAGGTTGATAAACAACTGTTTGTTGGAAAAGGCTGGAGATGATGTTAAGATGCATGATGTGATGAGAGATATGGCATTGTATATCAAACACCTTCATTTTATTGTAAAAGCTGGCACCGGCTTGGAAGAATTACCAAGCAAGCTAGAATGGAAAAAAGATGTTGAAAGGGCTTCATTCATGATGAATAAGGTATCAGAAATCCCTCTGAGCTTGTCACCCAATTGTGGAAACCTTTCGACCTTATTACTGAAAAAGAATATGTCCTTGAAAAGGATTTCCGAATCATTCTTTCAGCACATGCATAGTCTCAGCATTTTTGACCTTTCTTATACCGGTATCGAGCAATTGCCCAATTCCGTATCAAACTTGGAAACGCTCAATGCATTGGTGCTTCGTGGATGCAACAAGTTGAGATATGTGCCTTCACTAGAAAAGCTTGAGGCTCTACGAAAGCTAGACCTCCGGGGTACAGGCATTGAAAAGGTGCCTAAAGGTTTGGAAATGTTAGCAAATCTAACATATCTCAATTTATGTACTGAAAGCTTAAAGGAACTGCCAATTGCAATTCTACCTAGGCTTTCTTGTCTGCAATGTTTGGtattatatgttaaatcaaCTTGTATAAAAATGAATGGATTGGAACTTGCCAGATTAAGGAAGCTAGAGGTTTTTGAAGGGAGATTTAATGAGTTGATAGACTTTAATGCCTACACCAAGTCTATACAATGTCAACAGCTCACTTCTTACTTGCTTGTCATGGCACCACTTGAAGCCAAGTTTAACGTCAAACAACGTGTAAAAGGCATAAATTGTATTTACCGTTTCAAGTTGTTGAATGTGGACAGCAACAAAGGGAGGCAGAAGGCGATGCTGCTCGCGAGCGGGCTCCAAG GTGTAGAAACTATTGGCCTCAAAAGAAATACGATGATTCTGGAAGTGTGTGGTGACTTAGAAATGGAACCCACTGAAATTGCGGCAAAGTGGAAGAAAGGAGGTATAGAAGTGCAGCTCGTGGATGAGCTGTGGGACTTTACCTTTCTACCTATGAAATATGTGATATTAAGCGGGTGTCCGATAGTGTTGGAACAAAGAGACAATAACAGGCTGTTTTGTATCTTGCTTGAATAG
- the LOC128039857 gene encoding uncharacterized protein LOC128039857 codes for MKEEETVKQYADRIIAVVNSIRLLGEHFDEARIVEKVLSTLPERYEAKISSLEDSRDLATISLTELINTFYAQEQRRASRAEDHQEGAFNAKAREASSFKAPRGKRPWKNSLGRHRRSNDQPADIARGQSSKSILV; via the coding sequence atgaaggaagaagaaacagtgAAGCAGTATGCAGACAGAATCATAGCAGTGGTTAACAGTATAAGGCTCCTTGGTGAGCACTTTGATGAGGCAAGAATTGTGGAAAAGGTCCTCTCCACTTTGCCTGAGAGATATGAGGCCAAGATATCCTCCTTAGAGGACTCAAGAGACCTTGCTACCATCTCTTTGACTGAGCTAATCAACACTTTCTATGCTCAGGAACAAAGGAGAGCTAGCAGAGCTGAAGATCACCAGGAAGGTGCATTCAATGCCAAGGCCAGAGAAGCCTCGAGCTTCAAAGCTCCAAGAGGCAAAAGGCCTTGGAAAAACAGCCTAGGACGACATCGCAGGAGTAATGACCAGCCTGCAGACATTGCAAGAGGCCAGTCATCCAAGTCGATCTTGGTTTAG